Proteins encoded together in one Marinithermus hydrothermalis DSM 14884 window:
- a CDS encoding transglycosylase SLT domain-containing protein, with amino-acid sequence MRWWGAGLGVLLLSLVSCKAQRLPEPYAQLERALSARQLEVLQALSTREGYVRVLAADALAEAAELPSERRAEYALIYARFEDTPAAWVRAARLLEAAGRATEAVQAYGRSLPDAEALRALKRLAQTHPSLRDAVYEALFAGRAYAELLEVLPEGVRPDLRARALYRLGRYVEALPAYQAWARTNARGWLGLGWVLVQLGRWDEALAAFQRYPGPEGRYGEGYVHERQGRLRAAVEAYRNSTPEGRWRAAGLLEAMEATEEALEVYLELARGASVYADDAALRAWVLAQRNGLKSLAESAWERLNGGLGAMVGKPVPLPELSPATPRPPEVLERVWALEASGKRAWALGEVRYALQQERSPEERLALAQALYRLGAYREAVREAERLPLLGREVLELRYPRPYREWVERYAAREGIDPYLIWAVMRVESRFDPQAVSPTGARGLMQFVRLTWEDVARMLGEAPGDPHDPEAAIRYGARYLRWLLDRCSGVLACAVAAYNGGVGYTQRGVTRLGGWWEFMRFQERAEPREYVAKVLEAYAVYRALYRDVRP; translated from the coding sequence ATGCGGTGGTGGGGGGCCGGTCTTGGCGTACTGCTTCTTTCGCTTGTGTCCTGCAAGGCCCAGCGCCTGCCTGAACCCTACGCCCAGCTCGAGCGGGCCCTGTCCGCCCGGCAACTCGAGGTCCTCCAGGCCCTAAGCACGCGCGAGGGGTACGTGCGGGTCCTGGCCGCGGACGCCCTAGCCGAAGCGGCCGAACTTCCCTCCGAGAGACGCGCCGAGTACGCCCTCATCTACGCGCGTTTTGAGGACACCCCCGCCGCCTGGGTGCGCGCCGCCCGGCTGCTCGAGGCCGCCGGGCGCGCGACGGAGGCCGTGCAGGCCTACGGGCGTTCCCTGCCCGACGCCGAGGCCCTCCGGGCGCTCAAACGCCTCGCACAAACCCACCCCTCCCTACGCGACGCGGTGTACGAGGCCTTGTTCGCTGGCCGGGCTTACGCCGAGTTGCTCGAGGTCCTTCCCGAAGGGGTGCGTCCCGACCTACGGGCCCGGGCCCTGTACCGCCTGGGGCGGTACGTCGAGGCCCTGCCCGCCTACCAAGCGTGGGCTCGAACGAACGCCCGCGGCTGGCTGGGCCTGGGGTGGGTCCTGGTGCAGCTCGGCCGGTGGGACGAAGCCCTCGCGGCGTTCCAGCGCTACCCGGGGCCGGAAGGACGCTACGGGGAAGGGTACGTGCACGAGCGGCAGGGGCGGCTCCGCGCCGCGGTTGAGGCGTACCGGAACAGCACGCCCGAGGGCCGCTGGCGCGCGGCCGGGTTACTGGAGGCCATGGAGGCGACGGAGGAGGCCCTCGAGGTGTACCTCGAGCTCGCTCGGGGCGCGTCCGTGTACGCGGACGACGCCGCGCTTCGGGCCTGGGTGCTGGCCCAGCGGAACGGCTTGAAGTCCCTGGCGGAATCGGCCTGGGAACGGCTAAACGGCGGTCTCGGCGCGATGGTGGGGAAACCCGTGCCCCTCCCCGAACTGTCCCCGGCCACCCCCCGCCCGCCTGAGGTGCTCGAGCGCGTCTGGGCGCTCGAGGCGTCCGGAAAGCGAGCATGGGCTTTGGGGGAGGTGCGGTACGCCCTGCAACAGGAGCGGTCGCCCGAGGAGCGGCTCGCGCTCGCTCAGGCGCTCTACCGCTTGGGGGCGTACCGGGAGGCGGTGCGCGAGGCGGAGCGGCTGCCCCTTTTGGGGCGGGAGGTCCTTGAGCTTCGGTACCCGCGGCCGTACCGGGAGTGGGTGGAGCGGTACGCGGCCCGGGAGGGGATCGATCCGTACCTGATCTGGGCGGTGATGCGGGTGGAGTCCCGCTTTGACCCCCAGGCGGTGAGCCCGACCGGAGCGCGGGGGCTGATGCAGTTCGTGCGCTTGACGTGGGAGGACGTGGCACGGATGCTCGGCGAGGCACCAGGGGATCCGCACGATCCCGAGGCCGCGATCCGGTACGGGGCACGGTACCTGCGCTGGCTGCTCGACCGTTGCAGCGGGGTCTTGGCCTGCGCGGTGGCCGCGTACAACGGCGGCGTGGGGTACACGCAGCGCGGGGTGACGCGGCTGGGAGGGTGGTGGGAGTTCATGCGCTTTCAGGAGCGGGCCGAGCCGCGGGAGTACGTGGCGAAGGTGCTGGAGGCCTACGCGGTCTACCGGGCCCTGTACCGGGACGTTCGTCCCTAA
- a CDS encoding response regulator gives MSPREAVVLSENPPVRAHLEILLEAEGFRVAAFEGVQEAMEHLKRTTPDLVVLDEGRAVDALGVAWRLKRVRRLKGVPVVILAAREDDRTRVTAELARVDRVISKPLEERKVRAALRDLFRFTG, from the coding sequence ATGAGCCCGCGCGAGGCGGTAGTGCTCAGCGAAAACCCTCCGGTCCGCGCGCACCTCGAGATCCTGCTCGAGGCCGAGGGGTTTCGGGTCGCGGCGTTTGAAGGGGTTCAGGAGGCGATGGAGCACTTAAAGCGCACCACGCCGGACCTGGTGGTGTTGGACGAGGGGCGGGCCGTGGATGCTTTGGGGGTGGCCTGGCGTCTCAAGCGCGTCCGGCGGTTGAAGGGGGTGCCTGTGGTGATCCTCGCCGCTCGCGAGGACGACCGCACGCGCGTGACCGCGGAGCTCGCGCGGGTGGACCGGGTGATCTCCAAGCCCCTCGAGGAACGCAAGGTGCGGGCGGCGCTTCGTGATCTTTTCAGGTTCACCGGGTAA
- a CDS encoding transglycosylase domain-containing protein, whose translation MWRYLLLAVAAGVVGGGAAALYVAWRWSQDLPSLEALENLSLTATTTVYARDGTPIATLASVEDGRAINRSLVRLSEVSPAAVAAVVASEDRRFFQHYGIDWIRLLGGLYNTLRGDLQGGSTITTQVVKNTVLRELATTRSLERKFKEFPLALELERRYSKEEILEMYLNVVFWGGNLTGIRAAAEAYFGKDPSELTLAEGAYLAVLIPAPNERYKDLEGARRRIRRLLDQMVEDGWITPAEAEAAWRQPLVPKGWEARYDAEGNLLEARLVDPSARVMPELAATIAPHFVFEVRKELLRRFGPQKVFGQGGLRVYTTLDLGMQNAAEAAAAEAVEAGRLPDGAQLAIVGLDPEDGRVYAMVGARPGTVGEFNRATQLGDGIGRSPGSAVKPFVYATALEAGWTQATTVEDSPVEYPDPTEPDGVWSPKNFDGTFLNRPVTIRYALDRSLNVPAVRTAEAIGLERVVAKLRAAGFTVPKHPGLAVAIGGVEVTPLRLAAAYASFINGGYVVEPQLIERVEDAEGRVLYQMTPTRKRIWDEVVAYLGWDMLKGYVYDPMGGLARRARIPGRVVGGKTGTSNEARDLWFAGVTRGLSAVVWVGRDDNKPLVLNGRAPSSSVVNPPIWKNFVEEALRGRPGQDFPPPKGLVGVSIDLLSGEPSPQGTLVFFRAERVPARAAVPVGAHVLVGLEPDRDCIAGVGVPSEAVRWKAVPPDEVDRYRCR comes from the coding sequence GTGTGGCGCTACCTGCTACTCGCGGTAGCGGCAGGCGTGGTGGGCGGTGGCGCGGCCGCGCTTTACGTCGCGTGGCGGTGGAGCCAGGACCTGCCCAGCCTCGAGGCGCTGGAGAACCTGAGCCTCACCGCGACCACGACCGTGTACGCGCGGGACGGGACGCCCATCGCCACGCTCGCCTCGGTGGAAGACGGCCGGGCGATCAACCGGTCCCTGGTGCGGCTCTCCGAGGTCTCGCCCGCGGCGGTCGCTGCGGTGGTGGCCTCCGAGGACCGCCGCTTCTTCCAGCACTACGGCATCGATTGGATCCGCCTGCTGGGCGGTTTGTACAACACCCTGCGCGGGGACCTCCAGGGTGGTTCGACGATCACCACGCAGGTCGTGAAGAACACCGTGCTGCGCGAATTGGCCACCACCCGCAGCCTCGAGCGCAAGTTCAAGGAGTTCCCCCTGGCCCTCGAGCTCGAGCGCCGCTACAGCAAGGAAGAGATCCTGGAGATGTACCTGAACGTGGTGTTCTGGGGGGGGAACCTCACGGGGATCCGTGCGGCGGCCGAGGCCTACTTCGGGAAGGACCCTTCCGAACTCACGCTCGCCGAGGGGGCGTACCTCGCGGTGCTGATCCCCGCGCCGAACGAGCGGTACAAGGACCTCGAGGGTGCCCGCCGGCGGATCCGGCGCCTGCTGGACCAGATGGTGGAGGACGGGTGGATCACGCCGGCGGAGGCCGAGGCCGCCTGGCGGCAGCCTCTGGTGCCCAAGGGGTGGGAGGCGCGCTACGACGCGGAGGGGAACCTGCTCGAGGCCCGGCTCGTGGACCCTTCCGCCCGCGTGATGCCCGAGCTCGCCGCGACTATCGCGCCGCACTTCGTGTTCGAGGTGCGCAAGGAGCTCCTGCGGCGTTTCGGGCCACAGAAGGTGTTCGGTCAGGGAGGGCTGAGGGTGTACACCACGCTGGACCTCGGGATGCAGAACGCGGCGGAGGCCGCGGCGGCCGAGGCGGTGGAGGCCGGGCGGTTGCCGGACGGAGCGCAGCTCGCGATCGTGGGCTTGGACCCGGAGGACGGCCGGGTGTACGCCATGGTGGGGGCCCGGCCCGGAACGGTCGGGGAGTTTAACCGCGCTACCCAGCTAGGGGACGGGATCGGGCGCAGTCCAGGCTCGGCGGTGAAGCCCTTCGTGTACGCCACGGCCCTCGAGGCGGGGTGGACGCAGGCCACCACGGTCGAGGATAGCCCCGTGGAGTACCCGGACCCGACCGAGCCGGACGGGGTGTGGAGCCCGAAGAACTTCGACGGCACCTTCCTGAATCGGCCCGTAACGATCCGGTACGCCCTGGATCGCTCGTTGAACGTGCCGGCGGTGCGTACCGCGGAGGCGATCGGGTTGGAGCGCGTGGTTGCGAAGCTGCGCGCGGCGGGGTTTACCGTGCCGAAGCACCCGGGGCTCGCGGTAGCGATCGGCGGGGTGGAGGTCACGCCTCTCCGGCTCGCGGCGGCGTACGCGAGCTTCATCAACGGAGGGTACGTGGTCGAGCCGCAGTTGATCGAGCGCGTGGAGGACGCGGAGGGTCGGGTGCTTTACCAGATGACCCCGACGCGCAAGCGGATCTGGGATGAGGTGGTGGCCTACCTGGGGTGGGACATGTTGAAGGGGTACGTGTACGACCCTATGGGGGGCTTGGCGCGCCGCGCCCGAATCCCGGGGCGCGTGGTGGGCGGGAAGACCGGGACCTCGAACGAGGCGCGCGACCTGTGGTTCGCCGGGGTGACGCGGGGCCTTTCGGCGGTGGTCTGGGTCGGCCGGGACGACAACAAGCCCCTGGTCTTGAACGGGCGGGCCCCCTCCTCCTCCGTAGTGAACCCCCCGATCTGGAAGAACTTCGTGGAGGAGGCCCTGCGGGGCCGGCCCGGCCAGGACTTCCCGCCGCCTAAGGGGCTTGTGGGGGTGAGCATCGACCTGCTCTCTGGAGAGCCGAGCCCCCAGGGTACCCTGGTCTTCTTCCGCGCCGAGCGCGTGCCTGCACGAGCCGCGGTTCCCGTGGGTGCGCACGTGCTGGTCGGGCTCGAGCCGGACCGCGACTGCATCGCGGGGGTGGGGGTGCCTTCGGAGGCGGTTCGCTGGAAGGCGGTCCCCCCGGACGAGGTAGACCGCTACCGTTGCCGCTAG
- a CDS encoding Fur family transcriptional regulator encodes MRDMREVQVLRHPTPEELYHGLKKKGYSIGLSTVYLNLQVLREAGLLWEFKDQQGHTRYDGFSERHHHLICVSCGRIQDVLAEELPSFNGEGIARSVEEQTGWFVGDPRIELRGLCPNCQ; translated from the coding sequence ATGCGGGATATGCGGGAGGTGCAAGTTTTGAGGCACCCCACCCCTGAGGAGCTCTACCACGGGCTCAAGAAAAAGGGGTACTCTATCGGGCTCTCTACCGTATACCTGAACCTCCAGGTGCTGCGCGAGGCCGGCCTGCTATGGGAGTTCAAGGACCAGCAGGGCCACACCCGGTACGACGGCTTCTCCGAACGACACCACCACCTGATCTGCGTCAGCTGCGGCCGGATCCAGGACGTGCTCGCTGAAGAACTCCCCTCCTTCAACGGAGAGGGGATCGCCCGTTCCGTCGAAGAGCAGACCGGCTGGTTCGTAGGCGACCCGCGGATCGAGCTGCGCGGCTTGTGCCCGAACTGCCAGTAA
- a CDS encoding transposase, translated as MTQAALSLLWTLLALLPSPHLQESLKALLLLLLHGHGKARPQHSQVKSPSALSRFLNRYPWPTRALIRLARKEAEKALDRARKKKGPKPRLLVVLDLVTLEKRGRFQALPLSFFHGKWGLHLVVLYLVYGDLRIPWAYRLWRGKGEKALSRLALSLLASLPPWMRRAFRIRVAADAAFGTTRFLFGVKRLGFEAVVGMRRDRRLREGGRLGDLRRQGSRVYLWGLSFPVWVAWYRYPLPQGGWEWRYVVATFPATPRTALTWGKRRFAIEHFFRAAKSEFSLGQFGQRTALGVHRFLVLSLLAYLLAHWVGMEGEGSWREARERAARVLLPELVVQLALRELYALGLWPPGGGGEGLCGICGRCKF; from the coding sequence ATGACCCAAGCGGCCCTGTCCCTACTTTGGACCCTCCTGGCCCTTTTGCCAAGCCCCCACCTCCAGGAATCCCTCAAGGCCCTGCTCTTGCTCCTCCTCCACGGCCACGGCAAGGCCAGACCCCAGCACAGCCAGGTCAAGTCCCCCTCCGCCCTCTCTCGCTTCCTCAACCGCTACCCCTGGCCCACCCGCGCTCTCATCCGCCTGGCAAGAAAAGAGGCCGAGAAAGCCCTGGACCGGGCCAGAAAGAAAAAAGGCCCCAAGCCCCGTCTCCTGGTGGTCCTGGACCTAGTCACTCTGGAGAAGCGGGGCCGTTTCCAGGCCCTGCCCCTCTCCTTTTTTCACGGCAAGTGGGGACTCCATCTGGTGGTCCTCTACCTCGTCTACGGAGACCTCCGCATCCCTTGGGCCTACCGCCTCTGGCGGGGCAAGGGGGAGAAGGCCCTCTCCCGCCTGGCCCTAAGCCTCCTGGCCTCTCTGCCCCCCTGGATGCGCCGGGCCTTCCGGATACGGGTGGCCGCGGATGCGGCCTTTGGCACCACCCGGTTCCTTTTCGGGGTGAAGCGGTTGGGTTTTGAAGCGGTGGTGGGGATGCGGCGGGACCGGAGGCTGCGGGAAGGGGGGAGGCTTGGGGACCTCAGGCGGCAGGGGAGCCGGGTCTACCTTTGGGGGCTTTCCTTCCCGGTCTGGGTGGCCTGGTACCGCTACCCCCTGCCCCAAGGGGGCTGGGAGTGGCGGTACGTGGTGGCCACCTTTCCCGCCACGCCCCGGACGGCGCTCACTTGGGGAAAGAGGCGGTTTGCCATAGAGCACTTCTTCCGCGCCGCGAAAAGCGAGTTCTCCCTGGGGCAGTTTGGGCAGCGGACGGCTTTGGGGGTGCACCGTTTTCTGGTGCTTTCCCTTCTGGCCTACCTGTTGGCCCACTGGGTGGGCATGGAGGGGGAAGGAAGCTGGCGGGAGGCCAGGGAGCGGGCGGCGCGGGTTCTCTTGCCTGAGCTCGTGGTGCAGCTCGCCCTGCGGGAGCTCTATGCCCTGGGTCTCTGGCCGCCGGGGGGAGGGGGTGAAGGTTTATGCGGGATATGCGGGAGGTGCAAGTTTTGA
- a CDS encoding FtsB family cell division protein produces MKDRPAYRFLYLLYALGVLHLLGLTVLEAYRAYTYRQEAARIEAENAEIAARISLLEEELAHAADPAYREALARRLGYVRKDEVLYARPDH; encoded by the coding sequence ATGAAGGATCGTCCCGCTTACCGCTTCCTTTACCTGCTCTACGCTCTCGGCGTCCTGCACCTACTGGGGCTTACGGTCCTCGAGGCGTACCGTGCGTACACGTACCGCCAGGAAGCCGCGCGCATCGAGGCGGAGAACGCCGAGATCGCGGCGCGCATATCCCTGTTGGAGGAAGAACTGGCCCACGCGGCCGACCCCGCCTACCGCGAGGCCCTCGCCCGGCGGCTAGGGTACGTGAGAAAGGACGAGGTGCTGTATGCTCGACCGGATCATTGA